Proteins found in one Oncorhynchus mykiss isolate Arlee chromosome 17, USDA_OmykA_1.1, whole genome shotgun sequence genomic segment:
- the akr7a3 gene encoding aflatoxin B1 aldehyde reductase member 3 gives MLLGGRVGLCVFHQRLASGSKYLPLIVYHHRNMSSTGSTQLKRPISLLGSMAFGERADAETSTKMVKAYLERGHNDLDTAFMYTDGQAETIIGGMNLPKTVSIATKANPWEGKTLKPESVRSQLDTSLKRLRTQCVDLFYLHAPDHQNPIQDTLQACHELYKEGKFKELGLSNYAAWEVAEIFTICRHNNWILPTVYQGMYNATTRQVETELLPCLRYYSIRFYAYNPLAGGLLTGKYHYQDKEGSQPSGRFFGNNWAGAYRDRYWKESHFQAIDLVQKAMETAYGSNKPSMTSAALRWMYHHSHLKGDLGDGVIIGMSSMEQLDQNLSASEDGPLDERVVEAFKHAWDLVAHECPNYFR, from the exons ATGCTTTTGGGAGGAAGAGTAGGCTTGTGTGTATTTCACCAAAGACTCGCTTCAGGATCCAAGTATTTACCGTTGATTGTTTATCATCATCGCAACATGTCTTCGACCGGATCAACACAATTGAAACGCCCGATTTCACTACTGGGATCGATGGCGTTTGGGGAGCGTGCTGACGCGGAGACAAGCACAAAAATGGTGAAAGCCTACTTGGAGCGCGGCCACAATGATTTGGACACTGCCTTCATGTacacagacggacaggcagaaaCTATCATTGGGGGAATGAATCTACCCAAAACGG TGAGCATTGCCACCAAGGCCAACCCCTGGGAAGGAAAGACCCTGAAACCAGAGAGTGTGCGTTCTCAGCTGGACACTTCTCTGAAGAGACTGCGTACACAGTGTGTGGACCTCTTCTACCTCCATGCTCCAGACCATCAGAACCCCATCCAGGACACACTGCAGGCCTGCCATGAGCTCTACAAAGAG GGGAAATTTAAGGAGCTTGGCTTATCAAACTATGCTGCATGGGAAGTGGCTGAAATCTTTACCATCTGCCGACACAACAACTGGATTCTTCCCACTGTTTATCAG GGAATGTACAATGCCACCACACGACAGGTGGAGACAGAACTGCTACCATGTCTGAGATACTACAGCATCAGATTCTATGCATACAACCCTCTGGCAG GGGGCCTTCTCACAGGGAAGTACCATTATCAGGACAAAGAAGGTTCTCAGCCTTCAGGACGTTTCTTTGGTAACAACTGGGCTGGTGCTTACAGAGACAG GTACTGGAAGGAGAGCCACTTCCAGGCAATAGACCTTGTTCAGAAGGCCATGGAGACAGCGTATGGCTCAAACAAACCCTCCATGACGTCTGCTGCTCTACGCTGGATGTACCACCACTCCCACCTCAAG GGTGATTTGGGAGATGGTGTAATCATTGGGATGTCCAGTATGGAGCAGCTAGATCAAAACCTTTCTGCCTCTGAGGATGGGCCGCTGGATGAGCGTGTGGTGGAGGCATTCAAACATGCCTGGGACCTGGTGGCCCACGAGTGCCCCAATTACTTCCGCTAG
- the LOC110494425 gene encoding mRNA turnover protein 4 homolog — MPKSKRDKKISLTKTAKKGLETKQNLIEELRKCVDMYKHLFIFSVANMRNNKLKDIRTAWKHSRLFFGKNKVMMIAIGKGSTSEYKDNLHKVSRFLRGEVGVLFTNKTKEEVQEYFSQFKEMDFARAGNKAGMALTLDEGPLEQFPHSMEPQLRQLGLPTALKKGVVTLLKDHEVCKEGDTLTPEQARILKLFGIEMAEFRVQIQCMWNSETSDFEKLAEEEAMQDNDEEEGN, encoded by the exons ATGCCAAAGTCAAAGAGGGACAAGAAAA TTTCACTAACAAAAACAGCCAAGAAGGGTCTGGAAACAAAACAGAACTTAATAGAAGAG TTGCGGAAATGTGTGGATATGTACAAGCACCTGTTCATCTTCTCTGTGGCAAACATGAGGAACAACAAATTGAAAGACATCAGGACAGCCTGGAAACACAGTCG ATTATTTTTTGGAAAAAACAAAGTGATGATGATCGCTATAGGTAAAGGATCAACAAGCGAGTACAAAGACAATTTGCACAAG GTCAGCAGGTTTCTGAGAGGAGAAGTGGGTGTGTTATTCACAAATAAAACCAAAGAAGAGGTACAAGA GTATTTCAGCCAGTTCAAAGAGATGGATTTTGCACGAGCAGGAAACAAGGCAGGGATGGCCTTAACACTTGATGAAGGACCCCTGGAACAGTTCCCTCACTCCATGGAGCCACAGCTGAGACAGTTGGGACTCCCCACAGCACTCAAGAAAG GAGTGGTGACGCTACTGAAAGACCATGAAGTGTGCAAAGAGGGAGACACACTAACCCCTGAACAGGCCCGTATTCTG AAACTCTTTGGGATTGAGATGGCTGAATTCAGAGTGCAGATCCAGTGCATGTGGAACTCTGAAACAAGCGACTTTGAGAAGCTAGCTGAGGAAGAGGCCATGCAGGATAACGATGAGGAAGAAGGGAATTAA